One window of the Zea mays cultivar B73 chromosome 3, Zm-B73-REFERENCE-NAM-5.0, whole genome shotgun sequence genome contains the following:
- the LOC100274517 gene encoding uncharacterized LOC100274517: protein MSFSCHFPNCLTYKTSEEFVARVKEAMDREPQQLTPEQRYNLSWEAATERFMEYSDLDKVLNNEAAQPKQGRKRKNKRTSQPNLFDIMDGGLALAHRCLTGNEVLRLATEAIPGTRDYDKSNVWIWVSCLLKYNTLYMAGDD from the coding sequence ATGAGTTTTTCATGTCATTTTCCGAACTGTTTGACATACAAGACTTCAGAGGAGTTTGTTGCGAGAGTGAAAGAGGCAATGGATAGAGAACCCCAACAGCTAACCCCTGAGCAAAGATACAACCTTTCATGGGAGGCAGCGACTGAGAGATTCATGGAGTACTCAGACCTTGACAAGGTTCTGAACAATGAGGCTGCTCAGCCTAAACAAGGTAGGAAAAGAAAGAATAAAAGAACCTCACAGCCTAATTTGTTCGACATCATGGATGGCGGTCTAGCGTTGGCCCATCGATGCTTAACCGGCAATGAGGTTCTCAGGCTGGCAACCGAAGCCATTCCTGGTACCCGGGACTACGATAAGAGCAATGTGTGGATATGGGTCTCTTGCCTCCTCAAGTACAACACCCTGTATATGGCTGGTGATGACTGA